One stretch of Oceanimonas pelagia DNA includes these proteins:
- a CDS encoding cbb3-type cytochrome oxidase subunit 3 encodes MDFSTLEALKPMLISFQTLALLVLFVGIVWWAYSKRRKGKFDDAANSIFDEDERQNQRRGTEQDRAGANKE; translated from the coding sequence ATGGATTTCAGTACCTTGGAAGCCCTCAAGCCGATGCTGATAAGCTTTCAGACCCTGGCCTTGCTGGTGTTGTTCGTAGGCATAGTGTGGTGGGCCTACAGCAAACGCAGAAAGGGCAAGTTTGATGATGCCGCCAACTCCATCTTTGATGAAGACGAACGGCAGAATCAGCGCCGGGGTACTGAGCAGGATCGCGCAGGAGCTAATAAAGAATGA
- a CDS encoding FNR family transcription factor: MGKIIKTGKPATGRAIHCQDCSISQLCIPLGLNSDELDELDNIIERKKPIQKGQELFKAGEELKSLYAIRAGTVKSYTITEQGDEQITAFHLAGDLVGFDAIGTGSHPSFAQALETAMVCEIPYEVLDELSGKMPRLRQQIMRLMSHEINDDQQMILLLSKKTAEERLAAFLYGLSSRFSKRGFSPREFRLSMTRGDIGNYLGLTVETVSRLLGRFQKNDLIAVDGKYIRILNLPELATLAGAHEAE; encoded by the coding sequence ATGGGAAAAATAATCAAAACCGGCAAGCCAGCCACAGGTCGCGCCATACACTGCCAGGATTGCAGCATCAGCCAGCTGTGCATTCCGCTCGGTCTCAACTCCGATGAGCTGGACGAGCTGGACAACATCATCGAGCGTAAAAAGCCGATTCAGAAAGGCCAGGAGCTGTTCAAGGCGGGTGAAGAGCTGAAGTCGCTCTATGCCATTCGCGCCGGAACGGTCAAGTCCTACACCATTACCGAGCAGGGCGATGAGCAAATCACCGCTTTTCACCTGGCCGGCGATCTGGTCGGCTTCGACGCCATCGGCACCGGCAGCCACCCCTCCTTCGCCCAGGCACTGGAAACCGCCATGGTGTGCGAAATACCCTACGAGGTGCTGGACGAGCTGTCGGGCAAGATGCCCCGGCTTCGCCAGCAGATCATGCGGCTGATGAGCCACGAGATCAACGACGACCAGCAAATGATACTGCTGCTGTCCAAAAAGACCGCCGAAGAACGGCTGGCCGCCTTTTTGTATGGTCTGTCCAGCCGTTTTTCCAAGCGCGGATTCTCACCGCGGGAATTTCGCCTGAGCATGACCCGGGGCGATATCGGCAACTACCTGGGGCTGACGGTGGAAACCGTGAGCCGGTTGCTGGGCCGGTTTCAGAAAAACGATCTTATCGCGGTGGACGGCAAGTACATTCGCATTCTCAACCTGCCCGAGCTGGCCACCCTGGCCGGCGCCCACGAGGCGGAATAA
- the ccoS gene encoding cbb3-type cytochrome oxidase assembly protein CcoS, which produces MNGDTIWYLILPIALILLVVVIAVFLWSVKSNQFEDLDRHGNNILFDDDQDAHRRAQHKDDHDQSA; this is translated from the coding sequence ATGAATGGTGACACCATCTGGTACCTGATCCTGCCCATCGCCCTGATTTTGCTGGTGGTGGTGATTGCCGTGTTTCTGTGGTCGGTAAAGAGCAACCAGTTCGAGGATCTCGATCGTCACGGTAACAACATTCTGTTTGACGACGACCAGGACGCCCACCGCCGGGCCCAGCACAAGGACGACCATGACCAGTCAGCTTGA
- the ccoN gene encoding cytochrome-c oxidase, cbb3-type subunit I: protein MSQTNNQPNYNYTVVRQFTVMTVIWGVVGMSLGVLIAAQLIWPALNFETPWLTYSRLRPLHTNAVIFAFGVSALMATSFYVVQRTCNTRLFGGPLASFVFWGWQAIIVSAVITLPLGYTTSKEYAELEWPIDIAIAVVWVAYAIVFFGTLYKRTTSHIYVANWFYGGFILTVAVLHIVNSMAIPVAGLKSYSMYSGAADAMIQWWYGHNAVGFLLTAGFLGMMYYFVPKQAGRPVYSYRLSIVHFWALITLYIWAGPHHLHYTALPDWAQSLGMVMSLILFVPSWGGMINGIMTLSGAWHKLRYDPILRFLIVSLSFYGMSTFEGPMMAIKTVNALSHYTDWTVGHVHSGALGWVAMVSIGSVYHLVPNLFGQSRMYSLGLINTHFWLATIGTVLYIVSMWISGVMQGLMWRAVNEDGTLTYSFVEGLQASYPFYFVRFLGGCFFVAGMLLMLYNVYRTIKAPKGSLQAIPQPA from the coding sequence ATGAGTCAAACTAATAATCAACCAAACTACAACTACACAGTAGTTCGTCAGTTTACGGTGATGACCGTAATCTGGGGCGTTGTAGGTATGTCGTTGGGTGTGCTGATCGCAGCACAGCTTATCTGGCCTGCCCTCAACTTCGAAACACCCTGGCTGACCTACAGCCGCCTGCGTCCGTTGCACACCAATGCGGTTATCTTTGCATTTGGTGTCAGCGCCCTGATGGCCACGTCCTTCTACGTGGTTCAGCGCACCTGTAACACCCGGCTGTTTGGTGGCCCCCTGGCCTCCTTCGTGTTCTGGGGCTGGCAGGCCATCATTGTTTCGGCAGTGATCACCCTGCCCCTGGGCTACACCACCAGCAAGGAATACGCCGAGCTGGAGTGGCCGATCGACATCGCCATTGCCGTGGTCTGGGTGGCGTACGCCATCGTCTTCTTCGGTACCCTGTACAAGCGCACCACCTCCCACATTTATGTGGCGAACTGGTTCTACGGTGGTTTCATCCTGACCGTCGCCGTGCTGCACATTGTTAACAGCATGGCCATTCCGGTAGCGGGCCTGAAGTCCTACTCCATGTACTCCGGTGCCGCCGACGCCATGATCCAGTGGTGGTATGGTCACAACGCCGTGGGCTTCCTGCTGACCGCCGGTTTCCTCGGCATGATGTACTACTTCGTACCCAAGCAGGCCGGTCGTCCGGTTTACTCCTATCGTCTGTCCATCGTGCACTTCTGGGCGCTGATCACCCTGTATATCTGGGCCGGCCCGCACCACCTGCACTACACCGCCCTGCCCGACTGGGCCCAGTCTCTGGGCATGGTGATGTCCCTGATCCTGTTCGTACCGTCCTGGGGCGGCATGATCAACGGCATCATGACCCTGTCCGGCGCCTGGCACAAACTGCGTTACGACCCCATTCTGCGCTTCCTGATCGTGTCCCTGTCGTTCTACGGCATGTCCACCTTTGAAGGCCCCATGATGGCGATCAAGACCGTGAACGCCCTGTCCCACTACACCGACTGGACCGTGGGTCACGTGCACTCCGGCGCCCTGGGCTGGGTTGCCATGGTGTCTATCGGCTCCGTATATCACCTGGTTCCGAACCTGTTCGGCCAGAGTCGCATGTACAGCCTGGGTCTGATCAACACCCACTTCTGGCTGGCCACCATCGGTACCGTGCTGTACATCGTGTCCATGTGGATCAGCGGTGTAATGCAGGGCCTGATGTGGCGTGCGGTCAACGAGGACGGCACCCTGACCTACAGCTTTGTTGAAGGTCTGCAGGCTTCCTACCCGTTCTACTTCGTGCGTTTCCTGGGCGGTTGCTTCTTCGTCGCCGGTATGCTGCTGATGCTGTACAACGTGTACCGCACCATCAAGGCGCCGAAAGGCTCCCTGCAAGCTATCCCCCAACCGGCCTAA
- the uspE gene encoding universal stress protein UspE, with protein MIKYRHILVVIDPVADSQPALHRAVSVAALQENARITLFLAIYDFSYEMTSMLSSEERDEMREGVLQGREEWLKTLLEPYADSNIDFQLKVVWHSRPFEAINQQVQEQQHDLVVKSTHKHAMIQSFIFTPTDWHLLRKCPCPVLLVKERDWPMGGTVLAAVNCCSDDEAQEALNEKIITESAEVARLLSATLHLVNAYPITPVNMALELPDFDPHAYNAAVKKHHERALYEYAVRFNLESESLHLHEGLAEEVIPQCADAIDASLVILGSVGRTGLSAALLGNTAEHVIDKLHCDVLVLRPDV; from the coding sequence ATGATCAAGTATCGACATATTCTGGTGGTGATCGATCCGGTCGCCGACAGCCAGCCGGCGCTGCACCGGGCGGTGTCGGTGGCGGCACTGCAGGAAAACGCCCGCATCACCCTGTTTCTGGCCATTTACGACTTCTCTTACGAAATGACCTCCATGCTCTCCAGTGAAGAGCGGGATGAAATGCGCGAGGGCGTGCTGCAGGGCCGGGAAGAATGGCTGAAAACCCTGCTCGAGCCCTACGCCGACAGCAACATCGACTTTCAGCTCAAGGTGGTGTGGCACAGCCGGCCGTTCGAAGCCATCAACCAGCAGGTGCAGGAGCAGCAACACGATCTGGTGGTGAAAAGTACCCACAAGCACGCCATGATCCAGTCGTTTATCTTTACCCCCACCGACTGGCACCTGTTGCGCAAGTGCCCCTGCCCGGTGCTGCTGGTGAAGGAGCGGGACTGGCCCATGGGCGGCACCGTGCTGGCGGCGGTCAACTGTTGCAGCGACGACGAGGCCCAGGAGGCGCTGAACGAAAAAATCATCACCGAAAGCGCCGAGGTGGCGCGGTTGTTGTCGGCCACCCTGCATCTGGTCAACGCCTATCCCATTACCCCGGTGAACATGGCGCTGGAGCTGCCCGACTTCGATCCCCACGCCTACAATGCCGCGGTGAAAAAGCACCACGAACGGGCGCTGTACGAATATGCGGTGCGTTTTAACCTGGAGTCGGAAAGTCTGCACCTGCATGAAGGCCTGGCGGAAGAAGTGATCCCCCAGTGCGCCGACGCCATCGACGCCAGCCTGGTGATCCTGGGCTCGGTGGGCCGCACCGGCCTGTCGGCGGCGCTGCTCGGCAACACCGCCGAGCACGTGATCGACAAGCTGCACTGCGACGTGCTGGTACTGCGCCCCGACGTCTGA
- the ccoO gene encoding cytochrome-c oxidase, cbb3-type subunit II — MKNRHELVEKNVTWLAILTVVAISFGGLVEIVPLFFQQQTNEPVEGLRPYTALEMEGRDIYIREGCSVCHSQMIRPFRAETERYGHYSVAGESVWEHPFLWGSKRTGPDLARVGGRYSDEWHRVHLINPRDVVPESNMPAFPWLETNVLDGANTAEKLRVFRDHFGVPYTDADIEGAEAAVKGKTEMDAVIAYLQSLGHALK; from the coding sequence ATGAAAAACCGTCATGAACTGGTCGAAAAGAATGTCACCTGGTTGGCAATTCTGACCGTTGTTGCCATCAGTTTCGGTGGTCTGGTAGAAATCGTGCCGCTGTTTTTCCAGCAGCAGACCAACGAGCCGGTTGAGGGCCTGCGCCCCTACACCGCGCTGGAAATGGAAGGTCGTGATATTTACATCCGTGAAGGCTGCTCCGTGTGTCACAGCCAGATGATCCGTCCGTTCCGTGCCGAAACCGAGCGCTACGGTCACTACTCCGTGGCCGGTGAAAGCGTGTGGGAACACCCCTTCCTGTGGGGCTCCAAGCGTACCGGTCCGGATCTGGCCCGGGTGGGTGGCCGCTACTCCGACGAGTGGCACCGTGTGCACCTGATCAACCCGCGTGACGTGGTGCCCGAGTCCAACATGCCGGCGTTCCCCTGGCTGGAAACCAACGTGCTGGACGGTGCCAACACCGCCGAAAAACTGCGCGTTTTCCGGGATCACTTCGGCGTACCCTACACCGACGCCGACATTGAAGGTGCCGAGGCAGCCGTGAAGGGCAAGACCGAAATGGATGCCGTCATCGCCTATCTGCAATCCTTGGGACACGCCCTTAAATAA
- a CDS encoding FixH family protein, with protein MQRPWYQQFWPWFLITLPLCVVVASLYTLHLASTHADTMVVDDYYKKGRAINQDLSELKEAERLGLVAELRFTDGLLTLEMQGAHKQGEAIHLLLSHPTLAEQDVRTLLTSDANGIYRFRPEHELLKGQWNLQLEAFDQRWRIQQRIYLPIADRLVIRAGS; from the coding sequence ATGCAACGTCCCTGGTATCAGCAATTCTGGCCCTGGTTTCTGATCACCCTGCCCCTGTGCGTGGTGGTGGCCAGCCTCTATACCCTGCACCTGGCAAGCACCCATGCCGATACCATGGTGGTGGATGACTACTACAAGAAAGGCCGCGCCATCAACCAGGATCTGAGCGAGCTGAAGGAAGCCGAGCGCCTGGGGCTGGTGGCCGAGCTGCGCTTTACCGACGGCCTGCTCACCCTTGAAATGCAGGGCGCGCACAAGCAGGGCGAGGCCATTCACCTGCTGCTCAGCCACCCCACCCTGGCCGAGCAGGATGTACGCACCCTGCTCACCAGCGATGCCAACGGTATCTACCGGTTCCGCCCCGAGCACGAGCTGCTCAAGGGCCAGTGGAACCTGCAACTGGAAGCCTTTGACCAGCGCTGGCGGATTCAGCAGCGCATTTATCTGCCCATTGCCGACCGGCTCGTGATCCGCGCCGGTAGCTGA
- a CDS encoding heavy metal translocating P-type ATPase, whose protein sequence is MTGCFHCGEPLPADAAFSAELEGESRRFCCPGCQAVAETIIDCGLGSYYQHRTGNAPRAEALPDELRRLQHYDLDEIQQDFVLARDHIREVQLSIGGLTCAACAWLIERHLSQVPGVTLIQVNTTTERARLRWDDRETRLSTLLAAFAHIGYQARPFLPHQQEQDYNREVKSYLLRMGVAGIASMQVMMVGFALYEDLFPDIDAGLVQLFRWVSLWLSVPVMGYSALPFYRNAWRGLKHRALNMDLPVSLAMLFAFVASVYATVTASGEVYYECVSMFAFLLLTGRFLEMRAKRKASESTANLTHHIPMLARLESGQDEQEVAARTLMPGQVVRVSPGAVIPADGDIIEGHTSIDESMLTGEHLPVSRGPNEPVFAGTTNVESPLRIRVSRSLADARVSEILRAQDDALLDKPRVAVLADQLSRYFVAALLLATLGTWLVWLQLDADRAFWVMLSVLVATCPCALSLATPTALTVATSRLTQSGVLVRRAHVLDTLPKATRMVFDKTGTLTQGKVALAEVTTLGALSEDQLLAMAAALEAGSEHPIARAFAPHASTALQVARRQNHVGRGVSGLIDGQEWRLGSAAWLNPAAEDSELCVYLAGEQGLQARFALADPLREEAHELVRRCHEQGLKTTILTGDGSGQADRVAATLGVSELRKNATPDDKLAYLRERAEQGEICLMVGDGINDAPVLAGAHVSFAMAGGTDIAKNSADAILLGDSLQRLLTARRIAAAARRVIKQNFSWALGYNLVVLPLAAMGQVSPWFAMIGMSASSLIVMSNSLRLSRL, encoded by the coding sequence ATGACCGGCTGTTTTCATTGCGGCGAGCCACTGCCGGCCGATGCCGCCTTCAGCGCCGAGCTGGAGGGCGAGTCTCGCCGGTTCTGCTGCCCCGGTTGCCAGGCGGTGGCCGAAACCATCATCGACTGCGGTCTGGGCAGCTATTATCAGCACCGCACCGGCAATGCGCCCAGGGCCGAGGCGTTGCCCGACGAGCTGCGCCGCCTGCAGCACTACGATCTGGACGAAATTCAGCAGGACTTCGTGCTGGCACGGGATCATATCCGCGAGGTGCAGCTGTCCATCGGCGGCCTGACCTGCGCCGCCTGCGCCTGGCTGATTGAGCGCCACCTGTCCCAGGTGCCGGGGGTCACCCTCATCCAGGTGAACACCACCACCGAGCGGGCCCGGCTGCGCTGGGACGACCGTGAAACCCGGCTCAGCACCCTGCTCGCCGCCTTTGCCCACATTGGCTATCAGGCCCGTCCCTTTCTGCCCCACCAGCAGGAGCAGGATTACAACCGGGAAGTGAAGTCCTACCTGCTGCGCATGGGCGTGGCCGGCATCGCCAGCATGCAGGTGATGATGGTGGGCTTTGCCCTGTACGAAGATTTGTTCCCCGACATCGACGCCGGCCTGGTGCAGCTGTTTCGCTGGGTCAGCCTGTGGCTGTCGGTGCCGGTGATGGGCTACTCCGCCCTGCCCTTTTACCGCAATGCCTGGCGCGGCCTGAAACACCGTGCCCTGAACATGGACTTGCCGGTGTCGCTGGCCATGCTGTTCGCTTTTGTGGCCTCGGTGTACGCCACCGTCACCGCCAGTGGCGAGGTGTATTACGAGTGCGTGTCCATGTTCGCCTTTCTGCTGCTGACCGGCCGTTTTCTGGAAATGCGCGCCAAGCGCAAGGCCTCGGAAAGCACCGCCAACCTCACTCACCACATTCCCATGCTGGCCCGGCTGGAAAGCGGCCAGGATGAGCAGGAAGTGGCCGCCCGCACCCTGATGCCGGGCCAGGTGGTGCGGGTCTCTCCCGGCGCGGTGATCCCCGCCGACGGCGATATTATCGAAGGCCACACCAGCATTGACGAGTCCATGCTCACCGGCGAGCACCTGCCGGTATCGCGCGGGCCCAATGAGCCGGTGTTTGCCGGCACCACCAACGTGGAATCGCCCCTGCGCATTCGTGTGAGCCGCAGCCTGGCCGACGCCCGGGTGTCGGAAATTCTGCGGGCCCAGGATGATGCCCTGCTCGACAAACCCCGGGTGGCGGTGCTGGCGGATCAATTGTCGCGCTACTTTGTGGCGGCGCTGCTGCTGGCCACCCTGGGCACCTGGCTGGTCTGGCTGCAGCTCGATGCCGACCGCGCCTTCTGGGTCATGCTGTCGGTGCTGGTGGCCACCTGCCCCTGTGCCCTGTCGCTGGCCACACCCACGGCGCTGACCGTGGCCACCTCGCGCCTGACCCAAAGCGGCGTGCTGGTGCGCCGGGCCCATGTGCTCGACACCCTGCCCAAGGCCACCCGCATGGTGTTCGACAAGACCGGTACCCTGACCCAGGGCAAGGTGGCGCTGGCCGAGGTAACCACTCTCGGCGCCCTTTCGGAAGATCAACTGCTGGCCATGGCCGCGGCTCTTGAAGCGGGCTCCGAGCACCCCATCGCCCGGGCCTTTGCGCCCCATGCCAGCACCGCCCTTCAGGTGGCACGGCGGCAGAACCACGTGGGCCGGGGCGTGAGCGGGCTTATCGATGGCCAGGAATGGCGTCTGGGCAGTGCCGCCTGGCTCAACCCCGCTGCCGAAGACAGTGAGCTGTGTGTGTACCTGGCCGGTGAGCAGGGGCTGCAGGCCCGCTTTGCGCTGGCGGATCCGTTGCGCGAGGAAGCCCATGAGCTGGTGCGCCGCTGCCATGAGCAGGGCCTGAAAACCACCATTCTCACCGGCGACGGCTCCGGCCAGGCCGACCGGGTGGCCGCCACCCTGGGCGTGAGCGAGCTGCGCAAAAATGCCACCCCCGACGACAAGCTCGCCTATCTGCGCGAGCGCGCCGAACAGGGCGAGATCTGCCTGATGGTGGGGGACGGTATCAACGACGCACCGGTGCTGGCCGGTGCCCATGTGTCCTTTGCCATGGCCGGCGGCACCGACATCGCCAAGAACAGCGCCGACGCCATTTTGCTCGGCGACAGCCTGCAGCGCCTGCTCACCGCCCGGCGCATTGCCGCCGCCGCCCGGCGGGTGATCAAGCAGAACTTCAGCTGGGCGCTGGGTTACAACCTGGTGGTGCTGCCACTGGCGGCCATGGGCCAGGTGTCGCCCTGGTTCGCCATGATCGGCATGTCGGCCAGCTCGCTGATTGTGATGTCCAACTCCCTGAGGTTATCCCGCTTATGA
- a CDS encoding DUF2987 domain-containing protein encodes MKSSLLGITLALLAASAHAAPLNLGYSGFYKHLDTVADAGVEHATLGFYLSRNDGSGWCAVHSGTVEVAGETRAEVTVLPHGEFVLPFDKQLDLDKAVVRLEVDRPERCEISIQIQSLLPAGETNATELRGIRDEMKALLEEMAGWPGRYFVPDIKGVQLQPLNTEDSIQGLPKLALDDAALAGSGNWPLPATRVTPWL; translated from the coding sequence ATGAAATCATCACTGCTTGGCATTACCCTGGCCCTGCTGGCCGCGTCGGCCCACGCCGCTCCCCTCAACCTGGGCTACAGCGGCTTTTACAAACACCTCGACACCGTGGCCGATGCCGGGGTGGAGCACGCCACCCTGGGCTTTTACCTGAGTCGCAACGACGGCAGCGGCTGGTGCGCCGTTCATTCCGGCACCGTGGAGGTGGCGGGGGAAACCCGCGCTGAGGTGACCGTGTTGCCCCACGGCGAATTCGTGCTGCCCTTTGACAAGCAGCTGGATCTGGACAAGGCGGTGGTGCGGCTGGAGGTGGACCGGCCGGAGCGCTGCGAAATTTCCATTCAGATCCAGAGCCTGCTGCCCGCCGGCGAGACGAATGCCACCGAGCTGCGCGGGATTCGTGATGAAATGAAAGCCCTGCTCGAGGAAATGGCCGGCTGGCCGGGCCGCTATTTTGTGCCGGACATCAAGGGGGTACAGCTGCAGCCGCTGAATACGGAAGACTCGATTCAGGGCCTGCCCAAACTGGCGCTCGATGATGCGGCCCTGGCCGGAAGCGGAAACTGGCCACTGCCCGCCACCCGGGTCACGCCCTGGTTATAA
- the ccoP gene encoding cytochrome-c oxidase, cbb3-type subunit III, producing the protein MNTFLSIFVTVISLGTIFGCLFLLIWCTKDKMGMEEGAPTGHTFDGISELNNPLPKWWSYMFVFMIIFSLIYLVLYPGLGNFKGVLGWESSNQDVRSLEESRAASAAAREEGRLVQYEREMVKADEVFGAKFRELAYEADGQTYRAIADIAQDEEATKVGQRLFLQNCAQCHGSDARGARGFPNLADADWLYGGSPDAIKATIMHGRKGAMPAWGDSLGEEGVQEVASYVLSLSGRKVDPVEAQKGQARFAMCAACHGMDGKGNTAMGAPNLTDGIWLYGGSRAAVEDSIRHGRAGVMPAWKDILGEDKVHLLASYIYSLNSN; encoded by the coding sequence ATGAATACTTTTTTGAGCATTTTTGTAACCGTGATCAGCCTGGGCACCATTTTCGGCTGCCTGTTCCTGCTGATCTGGTGCACCAAAGACAAGATGGGAATGGAAGAAGGCGCGCCCACCGGGCATACCTTTGACGGCATCTCCGAGCTGAACAATCCGCTGCCCAAGTGGTGGAGCTACATGTTCGTGTTCATGATCATCTTTTCCCTGATCTATCTGGTGCTGTATCCGGGACTGGGCAACTTCAAGGGTGTGCTGGGCTGGGAAAGCTCCAACCAGGACGTACGCTCCCTGGAAGAGTCCCGCGCCGCCTCTGCCGCCGCCCGTGAAGAGGGTCGCCTGGTGCAGTATGAGCGTGAAATGGTGAAGGCCGACGAGGTGTTCGGTGCCAAGTTCCGCGAACTGGCCTATGAGGCCGATGGTCAGACCTACCGCGCCATTGCCGACATTGCCCAGGACGAGGAAGCCACCAAGGTGGGCCAGCGTCTGTTCCTGCAGAACTGTGCCCAGTGTCACGGCTCCGACGCCCGTGGTGCCCGCGGTTTCCCCAACCTCGCCGACGCCGACTGGCTGTATGGCGGCTCGCCTGACGCCATCAAGGCCACCATCATGCACGGCCGCAAGGGCGCCATGCCCGCCTGGGGCGACAGCCTGGGTGAAGAAGGCGTGCAGGAAGTGGCTTCCTATGTGCTGAGCCTGTCCGGCCGCAAGGTGGATCCGGTAGAAGCCCAGAAGGGTCAGGCCCGCTTCGCCATGTGTGCCGCCTGTCACGGTATGGACGGCAAGGGCAACACCGCCATGGGCGCACCCAACCTGACCGACGGCATCTGGCTGTATGGCGGCTCCCGCGCCGCGGTGGAAGACTCCATCCGTCACGGCCGCGCCGGTGTCATGCCCGCCTGGAAAGACATTCTGGGCGAAGACAAGGTGCACCTGCTGGCGTCTTACATCTACAGCCTGAACAGCAACTAA
- the ttcA gene encoding tRNA 2-thiocytidine(32) synthetase TtcA: MSVQTAKQVYNFNKLQKRLRRNVGEAIADFNMIEDGDRVMVCLSGGKDSYAMLDILRNLQAHAPIRFEIVAVNLDQKQPGFPEHVLPAYLDGLGVEYKIVEEDTYSIVKDKIPEGKTTCSLCSRLRRGILYRTATELGATKIALGHHRDDILETLLLNMFYGGTMKSMPPKLVSDDGRHVVIRPLAYCKEKDLVRYAEAREFPIIPCNLCGSQENLQRQAIKSMLQDWDKRFPGRIESMFRSVQNLVPSHLLDHQLFDFKSVNRDSGVIDGGDIGFDKPDFAPRFEQDDDDAPELGERLQVIEVK; the protein is encoded by the coding sequence ATGTCTGTTCAAACCGCCAAGCAAGTCTACAACTTCAACAAGCTGCAAAAGCGGCTGCGCCGCAACGTGGGTGAGGCCATCGCCGACTTCAACATGATCGAAGACGGTGACAGGGTCATGGTGTGCCTGTCGGGCGGCAAGGACAGCTACGCCATGCTCGATATTCTGCGTAACCTGCAGGCCCACGCCCCCATTCGCTTCGAGATAGTCGCGGTCAATCTGGATCAGAAGCAGCCCGGCTTTCCCGAGCACGTGCTGCCCGCCTACCTTGACGGCCTGGGCGTGGAGTACAAAATCGTCGAGGAAGACACCTACTCCATCGTGAAAGACAAGATCCCCGAGGGCAAAACCACCTGCTCGCTCTGCTCGCGACTGCGCCGGGGCATTCTGTACCGCACCGCCACCGAGCTGGGCGCCACCAAAATCGCCCTGGGGCATCATCGCGACGACATTCTCGAAACCCTGTTGCTCAACATGTTCTACGGCGGCACCATGAAGTCGATGCCGCCCAAGCTGGTGAGTGACGACGGCAGGCACGTGGTGATCCGGCCGCTGGCCTACTGCAAGGAAAAGGATCTGGTGCGCTACGCCGAGGCCCGGGAATTTCCCATCATTCCCTGCAACCTGTGCGGCTCTCAGGAAAACCTGCAGCGCCAGGCCATCAAGTCCATGCTGCAGGACTGGGACAAGCGTTTTCCCGGCCGCATTGAAAGCATGTTCCGCTCGGTGCAGAACCTGGTGCCCTCGCACCTGCTGGATCACCAGCTGTTTGACTTCAAATCGGTCAACCGCGACTCCGGCGTGATCGACGGTGGTGACATCGGCTTTGACAAGCCCGACTTTGCCCCCCGCTTCGAGCAGGATGACGACGACGCCCCCGAGCTCGGCGAACGACTGCAGGTCATTGAAGTGAAGTAA
- a CDS encoding sulfite exporter TauE/SafE family protein, giving the protein MTSQLDPVAALLIGLLGAGHCIAMCGGVAAAFSMAIPQTQRRWHWLYLLSYNTGRIASYALAGALVGGVFAGLADISLGKQGLLWLRGLAGLMMVLLGLYLARWWNGLLALERLGHGLWRHIKPLAGRFVPFRHPLAALPFGMIWGWLPCGLVYSALTWSAVSGGASQGALVMALFGLGTLPTLLALGGLAGALRHWLNHPGFRRFSGILLIFYGLFSLYQAVLLLS; this is encoded by the coding sequence ATGACCAGTCAGCTTGACCCGGTGGCTGCCCTGCTGATCGGCCTGCTCGGCGCCGGTCACTGCATTGCCATGTGCGGCGGCGTGGCGGCGGCCTTTTCCATGGCCATTCCTCAAACCCAGCGGCGCTGGCACTGGCTCTATCTGCTCAGTTACAACACCGGGCGCATCGCCAGCTATGCCCTGGCCGGCGCCCTGGTGGGCGGCGTGTTTGCCGGCCTGGCCGACATCAGCCTGGGCAAGCAGGGACTGTTGTGGCTGCGGGGGCTGGCCGGCCTCATGATGGTGCTGCTGGGGCTATACCTGGCGCGCTGGTGGAACGGCCTGCTGGCGCTGGAGCGGCTCGGCCATGGCTTGTGGCGCCACATCAAGCCCCTGGCCGGGCGTTTTGTGCCCTTTCGCCACCCGCTGGCGGCGCTGCCCTTCGGCATGATCTGGGGCTGGCTGCCCTGCGGCCTGGTGTATTCGGCCCTCACCTGGAGTGCCGTCTCCGGCGGTGCGAGTCAGGGCGCCCTGGTGATGGCGCTGTTCGGCCTCGGCACCCTGCCCACCCTGCTGGCCCTGGGGGGGCTGGCGGGCGCGCTGCGGCACTGGCTGAACCACCCCGGATTCCGCCGCTTTTCCGGCATCTTGTTGATTTTTTACGGTTTATTCAGCCTTTATCAGGCCGTGCTGTTGCTTTCCTAA